The sequence GCAGCAGTGGTCGCTCGCACTGGCCGAGAAGACCGGCGGCAACGGCGCGATCACCTCGGACGTGGGGCTGCCGCTCGCTACGGTCCTGCTGGCCGTGGTCACCGTGGCGGCGACCTGGTACGCGGGACAGAAGCTGCGCACCCTGAAGCTCGCCGGCGAGGAGTGAGCGCCAGTCCTTCCGATGTGAAGAAGCCCCCGTCCCTTCGGTCGGGGGCTTTTTCACATGTCGGACAGTCCTACGCGTAACTGTACGGTTATCGGTGCGTTGTTCACGGTGCGTGGAGGCAACTGGAATCCGTGGCGTCGTAGCGTTCGTGAATGAGCAGATGGCCGATGCGGCGAGGGAACACCCGCCGGTCGGTTCCTTGAGTGAGTGGCAACCGTGAGCGTCCTCCGCCCCTGAAGCCCGGGGAGAGGGCTGTCCATTCGCCCGTAGCTTTCACGAACGGAAGACAGCTCATGCCGACGGAAGTCGCCTTGCTCGAATCACGCGCACTGCGCGTCGAACAGATGGGGCGCGTCGACGCCCTGGACAAGGTGAAATGCCTTGTCATGCTCCCGGACGGGATTCACCTTCGCACCGAGGATGTGGCTCGTTACTTCGAAGTATCCACAAGGGCGGTCAGGAGGCTGACCGACCGGCATCAGAGCGAGCTCGCGGAGAACGGCATGCGTGTGCTGCGAGGCTCTGAGCTGCGTGAATTCCATAGCGACATGCTGTCGCTATGGAGTGGCGAGGGTGCCGGAAGTTATCCACAGGCAGCCACTCAGCTCCGCCTCTACACCCGGCGGACCGTCCTCAACGTCGCCATGCTTCTTCGCGACAGCGACGTCGCGCGGTGCGTGCGTACGTATCTGCTCGACGCCGAGCAGGATCTGCGTGCCGGGCACGCCTCGCTCGAACACCGCGTCACCCGGGTCGAAGGCCACCTGGCCGGTGTGGGCACCGCCCTCCAGGAGCTGGGCCCGGTCCTCAACCGGATGTCGCACCGGCTGGACAGCCTCGACCGCAGGCTGGAGGCGACCCACCAGGTCGTCGGCGCCATGAGCGTGCGGCTGAGCGGGGTGTCCGAGGACATCGACCGGCTCGACGGGCGCATGGATGCTCTCGCGCGCAATCTGAAGGAGCTGAACCGGCGCAACCAGCGCTGATCCGGCCCCGGCAGGCGTAGAAAAAGGCTCAGGGACCGAGGCGGCGCCCCGGTCCCTGAGCCGCGCAAAAGGAGCGGCGGCCTACGACTCCCGGAGCAGCCGCTCCAGGACCACCGCGATGCCGTCGTCGTCGTTGGACGTGGTCGTCTCCTGAGCGACGGCCTTCAGGTCGTCGTGCGCGTTGGCCATCGCCACACCGTGCCGGGCCCAGGCGAACATGGGGATGTCGTTGGGCATGTCGCCGAAGGCGATCGTGTCCGCCGCCTTCACACCGAGCCGGCGCGCCGCCAGTGAGAGGCCGGTGGCCTTGCTCAGTCCCAGCGGAAGGATCTCCACGATCCCGGGGCCCGCCATGACCACGTCCACCAGATTTCCGACCGCCGCCCGCGCGGCCTTGGCCAGGGCGTCGTCGTCCAGCTCCGGGTGCTGTATGTACACCTTGTTCAGCGGGGCGGCCCACAGCTCGGCCGGATCCCGGACGGGGACGGCCGGACGCGGGCCCTCCTTCACGTGGTAGCCGGGCCCGACCAGCACCTCGCCGTCGAGCCCGTCGCGGCTCGCGGCCAGCGCCAGCGGACCGACCTCGGCCTCGACCTTGGAGAGGGCGAGCCCGGCGAGCTGCCGGTCCAGGGTGAGCGAGGTCAGCAGTTTGCGCTCACCCGCGTGGTAGACCTGCGCGCCCTGTGCGCAGACGGCGAGGCCCTCGTAGCCGAGGTCCTCCAGGATGTGCCGGGTCCACGGGGCGGCCCGGCCGGTGACGACGATGTGCGCGGCGCCGGCCGCGGTGGTGGCGGTCAGTGCCTCGCGCGTCCGTGCGGAGACGGTCTCGTCGTCGCGCAGCAGGGTGCCGTCGAGATCGGTGGCGACGAGCTTGTAGGGAAAAGTCATCGGACGGCCGGCTCCAGGAGTTCGCGCCCGCCCAGGTAGGGGCGGAGCACCTCGGGCACCCGGACCGAACCGTCGGCCAGCTGGTGGTTCTCCAGGATCGCCACGATGGTGCGCGGGACGGCACAGAGCGTGCCGTTCAGCGTGGCCAGGGGCTGCGTGATCTTCTTGCCGTCGCGGTGCTCACGCATCCGGACCGAAAGCCTGCGCGCCTGGAACTCACCGCAGTTGGACGCCGACGTGAGCTCGCGGTACTTGCCCTGGGTCGGGATCCACGCCTCGCAGTCGTACTTCCTGGTGGCCGAGGCCCCCAGGTCCCCGCTGGCGACATCGATGACCTGGAAGGGCAGTTCGAGGCCGGTGAGCCACTGCTTCTCCCAGTCCAGCAGGCGCAGGTGCTCGGCCTCCGCGTCCGCCGGGTCGACGTACGAGAACATCTCGACCTTGGTGAACTGGTGGACCCGGAAGATGCCGCGGGTGTCCTTGCCGTACGTCCCCGCCTCGCGGCGGTAGCAGGACGAGTAACCGGCGTACCGCAGCGGCAGCTTGTCCGCGTCGATGATCTCGTCCATGTGGTACGCGGCGAGCGGTACCTCGGAGGTGCCGACCAGGTACTGGTCGTCCTTGTCCAGGTGGTAGACGTCCTCGGCGGCCTGGCCGAGGAATCCGGTGCCCTCCATGGCGCGCGGGCGGACCAGGGTCGGGGTCAGCATCGGGGTGAAGCCGGCCTCCGTGGCCTGGGCGATCGCCGCGTTGACGAGCGCGAGCTCCAGCAGCGCGCCGACGCCCGTCAGGTAGTAGAAGCGCGAACCGGACACCTTGGCGCCGCGCTCCATGTCGATCGCGCCCAGTGCCTCGCCGAGCTCCAGGTGGTCCTTGGGCTCGAATCCCTCGGCGCCGAAGTCGCGGATCGTGCCGTGCGTCTCCAGGACGACGAAGTCCTCCTCGCCGCCGACCGGCACGTCCGGGTGGACGAGGTTGCCGAGCCGCAGCAGCAGGTTGCTGGTCTCCGCGTCCGCCTCGTGCTGGGCCGCGTCCGCCGCCTTCATATCGGCCTTGAGCTGCTCGGCCCGGGTCAGGAGCCCGGCGCGCTCCTCGGGAGAGGCCTGGGCGACAAGTTTGCCGAGCGATTTCTGCTCGGAACGCAGTACGTCGAACGCGACCCCGGACGACCTGCGCCGTTCGTCGGCGGAGAGCAGGGCGTCGACGAGTGCGACGTCCTCTCCCCGGTTGCGCTGGGAGGCGCGAAAACGGTCGGGGTTCTCACGAATCAGGCGAAGGTCAATCACCTCTCCAGGCTACCGGTGTCGGCTTCCCTCGCTTGAACGCAGAGAAGTGAGCGTGGCACTTTGCCCGAATTGCCGGTATTCGGCATTCTGGGTCGAGCGGGAGGCGGGGGTTCAGGTGTACGCGAAGGAAGGGTGGCCTATTCCCCTAAAAGGTGCAGAAGGGGTGGCGAATCTTGACGCACCGACCTTGCGTGGCGGGGCAGTTGAGTGCCTCTTGTCCACAGGGTGGGGTGCACTGTCAAAGTTATCCACAGGCTGTGGGGGAAGTCTGTGGACGTGGAGGAGATCATTCCGGAGGGTCGGTGAATGCATGCGGATTCACTGCTCAAACCCGCTTCACGCGCTCGTTCGAGTGGGAATTGCTAGCCCTAAAGAGTTGATCAATGGAATTGAGCTGACATCGGGCGCTGTGAAGCCCTGTGGGCGTGTCCGAGTGGGCTGCGTTGATTTGTCGACCATGTCGGTTTGCGGTGTCGACTTGTCCCCAGGCGCCGACCCGCACCTGTGGATAACTTTCCGGTGAAGACAATCCTCTGATCCCACCGGTCATGCGGGCAGGCGCCGACACCGGCCCACCGGGTGCCCGGCGGCCGGACCCGGCTGCTGTCAGGCTCGCCCGTCCTGGTTGCGCGCCAGCCAGTCGGAAGCCTCGGTGAACGCGGCGTCGGACGTGCCCGCGCGCAGGGGGCGTACATCCGCCGGCGTCACACCGGCCCGCGGGTAGGAGCCGAGGAACCGCACATTCGGGCAGATGCGCTTGAGCCCCATCAGCGCCTCGCCGACCCGCCGGTCGGAGATGTGGCCTTCGGCGTCCACCGCGAAGCAGTAGTTGCCGATACCCGCCCCGGTCGGCCGCGACTGGATCAGCATCAGGTTCACCCCGCGCACCGCGAACTCCTGGAGCAGTTCGAGCAGAGCGCCGGGGTGGTCGTCGCCCAGCCAGATGACCACGGAGGTCTTGTCCGCGCCGGTCGGTGCCGCGGGCCGGGCCGGCCGGCCCACCAGCACGAAGCGGGTCTGTGCGTTCTCCGCGTCGTGGATCTCGGTCACCAGCGGTTCGAGCCCGTACGTGGCCGCCGCGAACTCCCCCGCGAAGGCCGCGTCGAACCGGCCCTCCTGCACGAGCCGCGCGCCGTCGGCGTTGGACGCAGCCGACTCCCACACCGCCTGCGGGAGATGGTCGGCCATCCAGTTGCGCACCTGCGGCTGCGCGGCGGGGTGAGCGGTGACGGTCTTGATGTCGGACAGCTTGGTGCCCGGCCGCACGAGCAGCGCGAAGGTGATGGAGAGCAGCACCTCGCGGTAGATCATCAACGGTTCGCCGCTGGTCAGCTGGTCGAGCGTGGTGGTGATGCCGCCCTCGACGGAGTTCTCGATCGGTACGAGCGCCGCGGCGGCCGTACCGTTGCGTACCGCGTCCAGAGCTGCCGGCACCGAGACCATCGGGACGAGTTCGCGGGTGGCGGCTTCCGGGAGCGTACGGAGGGCGACCTCGGTGAAGGTGCCCTCGGGGCCGAGATAGGCGTAGCGCGTGGCGGACATACCGTCACCCTAATGCGCGGTGACGGCTCAGGACTCCAGAAGCCGCTGGCCCACGTACTCCCCGTCCGACGCACCGCCCGGCACCGCGAACAGGCCGCTCGACTCGTGGCGCAGGAAGGGGGAGAGGGCGTCCCCCCGGTCGAGCTTCCGCTGCACCGGGACGAATCCGCGCAACGGGTCGGCCTGCCAGCAGATGAACAGCAGCCCGGCGTCCGGGGTGCCGTCCGAGGAGATGCCGTCGTGGTACGAGAACGGCCGGCGCAGCATCGCCGCACCGCTGTTGCGCTCGGGGGAGGAGATCCGGGCATGCGCGTTGTCTGGGATCAGCAGCTTGCCGTCCGGGCCCGCCTTGTCGAGGTCCATCGCGGTCGTCTCGGTGCCGCCGCTGAGCGGGGCGCCGTCCGCCTTGCGCCGGCCGATGACCCGTTCCTGCCGCTCCACCGGAAGCTTCTCCCAGTCGTCGAGCAGCATCCTGATCCGCCGGACCACCGCGTAGGAGCCGCCCGCGAGCCAGTCGTACGCCGCGTCCTGGCCACCGGGGACGAACACGCGCTTGTCGAAGTCGCCGTCCGTGGGCTTCGGGTTGCCGGTGCCGTCGATCTGGCCCATCAGGTTGCGGGCCGTCATCGGTTTCGCGGTGGCGCCGGGGGTGCGGTTGAAGCCGTGCATCTGCCAGCGCACGGTCGCCGTCGAGGCGGCCTCCTTCTGTACGGCGCGCAGAGCGTGGAAGGCGACCAGTGCGTCGTCGGCGCCGATCTGGACCCAGAGGTCACCGTTGGACCGGCCGGCGTCGAGATGGTCGGAGGAGAACGGAGGGAGGGGGTCGAGCCCCGGCGGCCGGTGCGCGACGAGGCCCGTCCGTTCGAAGAAGGTGGCGCCGAAGCCGAAGGTGACGGTCAGCGAGGACGGGCCGGCGTCCAGCGCGACACCCGTGTCGTGGCCGGGGCCGTCCGCCGCGCCGTCGGTGGGTTCACCGGCCATCAGCCGCTGGGCCACAGTGGACCAGCGGCGCATTAGGGCGGCGGCCTGCTTGCGCCCGGCACCGGGGGCGAGGTCGAAGGCGATGAGATGGCCGCAGGCCTGAAGCGGAGTGGTGATCCCCGGTTGATGTTTCCCGTGAAACATCACCTCGGTGGAGCCGACCGCGGTCAGCGCGGTCGGTGCCTCGTCGCGGGTCATGGCATAGCCGGTGGCGCCTCCGGCCGCCCCGAGCACCAGTCCCGTCGCCCCGGCCGCCCCGGCGGTGCCGAGCAGCCGCCGCCGGGACACGGTCCGGGCCTTGCTGTTGTCGCTGCTTGTGCTGTTTCCGCTCACGGTCCCGCTCAGCCGATCTTCACGTTCTTGTCGACCGTCGTCTGGTCGATGTCCGAAGTCCGCACCGTCACCGCGACCTCCCAGTCGCCCGCGATCGGGAGCTGGAGTCCCGTGGCCGTCCAGTGCCCCTCGGTCAGCCGGACCGGGACGGCCGGCAGCGGGCCGATGCCCTTGGACTTGAGAGTGAAGGAGAGCTTCACCTCGGGGACGTCCATGGGCTTCTTGCCGGGGTCCTCGATCCACAGGTGGATCACGTTGGCCCCGGTGTGTCCCGGGTCGATGTCCATCCGTACCGTGCCTTTGCCGTTCTCGCCGCCCGTGTCGAAGGGCAGGGCGAGTGTGACGGGCCCGCTCTCCACGGGTCCGGCCGCCGCCGACGACGAGCGTGCCGCCTCCTCCTGCGTACGGCCCGGCTCGGTCGACGTGAGGATCGTGGTCACCGCCAGCAGGGCCACCGCGACGCCGACCTCGGCCAGCACGGAGCGGCGCAGTCCCGAACGTCCGGGGTCGGCGTCGCGTATCCGCTTCTTCTCGGCGGTGGCCACGGCGGCCCGCTGCCGGGCGAGCTGGGCGGCGCGGGCGGGATCCTCGGAAGCCTCCGCCTCGGTCCGGTCGGCGACGACCGTCTCGGCCGCGACCGCCTCGGTCCCGGCCTCCTTCGTGTCCGGGGGAACGGCCTCCGCCTCGTCCGTGCCGTTGCCCGCCGCGAGCCGCCCCGTCCACCGGCGCGACACGGACGCGATGCCCACCAGGACGGCGACGAGCCCCACCTTGACGAGCAGCAGCTGCCCGTAACCCGTATCCGTCAGCGCCGACCACGTGCCGACCTGCCGCCACGACTGGTAGACCCCGGTCGCGACGAGGACCAGCACGCTGACGAACGCGATCGTAGAGAACCGGCGTACGGCGGCCGAGGTCAGGTCGGGCGTGCGGTACAGCGCGGTCAGCAGGGCCACCAGACCGCCCAGCCAGGCGGCCACGGCCAGCAGGTGGAGCACGTCGACGGGCATGGCGATGCCGGGCTGGATGCCGGTCGACGCGTGCTCGGCCAGGGCCCAGGTGCCGGCGATACCGGCGGCGATGACCGCGCCGCCGATGGCGAGGCCGAAGGTGAGGTCCTTCTTCTCGCGCGGGTCCTCGCGCTTGGCGTACGTGCCGAACAGCACCGCGACGAACAGCGCGCTCGCGCCGAGCAGCAGGAGCCGGGAGACCAGCGCGGCGCCGGGCTTGGTGTCGAGGACCGCCTTCAGACCGTCGAGGTCGAGGACGTCCCCGAGCTTCCCGGAACCGGCGTACGAGCTGCGCAGGAGCAGCATCGCGAGCGTCGCCGCGGTGAGCGTCATCCAGCCGCGTACGACCAGACGCTGCAGCGGACGCGCGCCCGCACCGCGCTGCCAGCAGGCCAGGACGAACGCGGCGCCGCCCGCGAGCACGATGAACCCGGCGTACGCGGCGTAGCGCGCGATGTCGTAGAGCGTGCCGACCAGGCCGCCCCCGGCCTCGTTGTCCGGGAGGGCGACGGTGGTCTCGGAGGGCGCCCCGATGGAGAAGGTGAAGGCGCCGGAGACCGGATGGCTGTCGGCGGAGACGGCCTGCCAGGCCACGGTGTACGTGCCGTCGGGCAGGCTGCCGCGCAGGGCGACGCCGTACTTCACGGTGGAGCCGCTGTGCAGGTCGCGCGGGGCGGCCTCGGTGTCGGCGCGCTTGCCCGACGGGTCGAGGACGCGGATGGAGTCCTCGCCGAGGGCGACCTGCTCGGAGAAGGTGAGGGTGACCTCCTTGGGCGCGGTGGCGACCACCGCCCCGTCCTGCGGATCGCTCCCCGTGAGTGCGGCATGGGCCGACGCGGGGCTCGCGACGGCCAGCAGCAGACCGAACACGGCGCCGAGCAGCGCGGTGAGGAGTCCGGCCGCGGCGAGCGGCCGTCGCGGGGCGGACGGGGACGGCCCGAAGGGCGGGGCGGTGGCTGTCATGTCTGTCAGTCCCTCACTGCTTCTTCGGGTTGTGGGTGGTCTCCTTCACGGGAAGGTCGACCTTGACGGCGCCGGCCTTCTCGAAGTGCAGTTCCACGGACACCTTCTGGCCCTGCTTGGGCTGCCGCTTGAGCTTCATGAACATGATGTGGCTGCCACCGCGTTCGAGGTCCAGCTCGCCGCCCGCGGGCACGTCGAAGGACGTCACCTCGCGCATGACCTGGTCCTTCGTCTCGTGGATCGTGACGTCGTCCGACAGCGGGCTGGTGACCGAGGTGAGGCGGTCGTCCCCGGTGCCGTTGTTCCGCACGACGAGGAAGCCGGCCGCCATGTCGTTGACGGGCTGCGGCATGAACCCGCCGATGACCTTCAGCTCGGGCACGTCCGACGAGGACGAACACCCCGCCAGCGCCAGGCCCGTGGTCAGGGCCAGGACACCGGCGAGGGCCGTGCGGTGGTTCACGGGTTCTTCCCCTCGACGATCTTGGGGAGGTCCTTGGTGTAGTCGTCGGGCGTGGTGTCCTCGCTGTACAGCACGTATCCCTTGTCGGTCTTCGGGGAGAACGCGATGACCTGCGAGCCGTGCATGGAGACGACCGTGCCGTCCTTCTCCTTCTTCGGCGCGTCGATGCCGATGCCGATCTGCCGGGCGCCGGCCTGGATGGCCGGGAAGTCGCCGGTGAGCCCGATGAAGGAGGGGTCCTGCGCCTTGAGCCAGCTGCCGAGGGAGGCGGGGGTGTCCCGTTCCGGGTCGGTGGTGACGAAGACGACCCGGAGCTTGTCCTGGTCGGCCTTGGGCAGGGACTTCTTGGCGACGGCGATGTTGCTCATGATGAGCGGGCAGACGTCGGGGCAGTTGGTGTAGCCGAAGTAGATGAGCGTCGGCCTGCCCTCGGTCTCCTTGCGCAGGTCGTACTTCTTGCCGTGGGTGTCGGTCAGGACGAGGTCCGGCTTGGTGAACGGCTGGTCGAGCACCGTCGCGGCCTGCGTCTTCGTTTGCATCGACACATCGGCGATGGGCTTCTTGCTGTCGTTGTCACTGCCGCCGCAGGCGGACAGGGTGAGCGCGGCCGCGACGACGAGCGCCGCGGCCGGCACGATCTTCTTAACCATGGAGCACTTTTCCTGATGGGTCGGTGGAGCAGATGGGGGCCAGGAGATTCCTGGCCCCCGTGGGCCGGTCAGGTCGTACGACGGCGCCCGGCCAGGACACCGAAGGCCACGCCGGCGACACCGATGACGATGCCGACGATGCCGAGCACCCGGGCGGTGCCGTCCTGGGAGGAGGACGAAGCGGCGGTGGTCTTCTCGTTCTCGTGGGAGGAGCCGGAGGACTTCGAGTCGTCCGAGCCGGCCGCGGCGGTGGCGCCGTGCGCGTCATCGGAAGGGGCCGTCAGCTTGAGCACGGGAGCCGGGGTCTCGGGCTCGTCCGCGCCTTCCTTCGGCTCCTCGATCCAGCGGACGACCTCCTTGTTGGAGTACGTCTGGATGGCCTTGAACACCAGCTGGTCGGCGTCTTCGGGGAGCTGGCCGACGGAGAGCGGGAACTGCTGGA is a genomic window of Streptomyces sp. NBC_00708 containing:
- a CDS encoding Cof-type HAD-IIB family hydrolase codes for the protein MTFPYKLVATDLDGTLLRDDETVSARTREALTATTAAGAAHIVVTGRAAPWTRHILEDLGYEGLAVCAQGAQVYHAGERKLLTSLTLDRQLAGLALSKVEAEVGPLALAASRDGLDGEVLVGPGYHVKEGPRPAVPVRDPAELWAAPLNKVYIQHPELDDDALAKAARAAVGNLVDVVMAGPGIVEILPLGLSKATGLSLAARRLGVKAADTIAFGDMPNDIPMFAWARHGVAMANAHDDLKAVAQETTTSNDDDGIAVVLERLLRES
- the serS gene encoding serine--tRNA ligase; this encodes MIDLRLIRENPDRFRASQRNRGEDVALVDALLSADERRRSSGVAFDVLRSEQKSLGKLVAQASPEERAGLLTRAEQLKADMKAADAAQHEADAETSNLLLRLGNLVHPDVPVGGEEDFVVLETHGTIRDFGAEGFEPKDHLELGEALGAIDMERGAKVSGSRFYYLTGVGALLELALVNAAIAQATEAGFTPMLTPTLVRPRAMEGTGFLGQAAEDVYHLDKDDQYLVGTSEVPLAAYHMDEIIDADKLPLRYAGYSSCYRREAGTYGKDTRGIFRVHQFTKVEMFSYVDPADAEAEHLRLLDWEKQWLTGLELPFQVIDVASGDLGASATRKYDCEAWIPTQGKYRELTSASNCGEFQARRLSVRMREHRDGKKITQPLATLNGTLCAVPRTIVAILENHQLADGSVRVPEVLRPYLGGRELLEPAVR
- the pheA gene encoding prephenate dehydratase; this encodes MSATRYAYLGPEGTFTEVALRTLPEAATRELVPMVSVPAALDAVRNGTAAAALVPIENSVEGGITTTLDQLTSGEPLMIYREVLLSITFALLVRPGTKLSDIKTVTAHPAAQPQVRNWMADHLPQAVWESAASNADGARLVQEGRFDAAFAGEFAAATYGLEPLVTEIHDAENAQTRFVLVGRPARPAAPTGADKTSVVIWLGDDHPGALLELLQEFAVRGVNLMLIQSRPTGAGIGNYCFAVDAEGHISDRRVGEALMGLKRICPNVRFLGSYPRAGVTPADVRPLRAGTSDAAFTEASDWLARNQDGRA
- the efeB gene encoding iron uptake transporter deferrochelatase/peroxidase subunit, whose translation is MSGNSTSSDNSKARTVSRRRLLGTAGAAGATGLVLGAAGGATGYAMTRDEAPTALTAVGSTEVMFHGKHQPGITTPLQACGHLIAFDLAPGAGRKQAAALMRRWSTVAQRLMAGEPTDGAADGPGHDTGVALDAGPSSLTVTFGFGATFFERTGLVAHRPPGLDPLPPFSSDHLDAGRSNGDLWVQIGADDALVAFHALRAVQKEAASTATVRWQMHGFNRTPGATAKPMTARNLMGQIDGTGNPKPTDGDFDKRVFVPGGQDAAYDWLAGGSYAVVRRIRMLLDDWEKLPVERQERVIGRRKADGAPLSGGTETTAMDLDKAGPDGKLLIPDNAHARISSPERNSGAAMLRRPFSYHDGISSDGTPDAGLLFICWQADPLRGFVPVQRKLDRGDALSPFLRHESSGLFAVPGGASDGEYVGQRLLES
- a CDS encoding copper resistance protein CopC; this encodes MTATAPPFGPSPSAPRRPLAAAGLLTALLGAVFGLLLAVASPASAHAALTGSDPQDGAVVATAPKEVTLTFSEQVALGEDSIRVLDPSGKRADTEAAPRDLHSGSTVKYGVALRGSLPDGTYTVAWQAVSADSHPVSGAFTFSIGAPSETTVALPDNEAGGGLVGTLYDIARYAAYAGFIVLAGGAAFVLACWQRGAGARPLQRLVVRGWMTLTAATLAMLLLRSSYAGSGKLGDVLDLDGLKAVLDTKPGAALVSRLLLLGASALFVAVLFGTYAKREDPREKKDLTFGLAIGGAVIAAGIAGTWALAEHASTGIQPGIAMPVDVLHLLAVAAWLGGLVALLTALYRTPDLTSAAVRRFSTIAFVSVLVLVATGVYQSWRQVGTWSALTDTGYGQLLLVKVGLVAVLVGIASVSRRWTGRLAAGNGTDEAEAVPPDTKEAGTEAVAAETVVADRTEAEASEDPARAAQLARQRAAVATAEKKRIRDADPGRSGLRRSVLAEVGVAVALLAVTTILTSTEPGRTQEEAARSSSAAAGPVESGPVTLALPFDTGGENGKGTVRMDIDPGHTGANVIHLWIEDPGKKPMDVPEVKLSFTLKSKGIGPLPAVPVRLTEGHWTATGLQLPIAGDWEVAVTVRTSDIDQTTVDKNVKIG
- a CDS encoding copper chaperone PCu(A)C; amino-acid sequence: MNHRTALAGVLALTTGLALAGCSSSSDVPELKVIGGFMPQPVNDMAAGFLVVRNNGTGDDRLTSVTSPLSDDVTIHETKDQVMREVTSFDVPAGGELDLERGGSHIMFMKLKRQPKQGQKVSVELHFEKAGAVKVDLPVKETTHNPKKQ
- a CDS encoding SCO family protein, whose amino-acid sequence is MVKKIVPAAALVVAAALTLSACGGSDNDSKKPIADVSMQTKTQAATVLDQPFTKPDLVLTDTHGKKYDLRKETEGRPTLIYFGYTNCPDVCPLIMSNIAVAKKSLPKADQDKLRVVFVTTDPERDTPASLGSWLKAQDPSFIGLTGDFPAIQAGARQIGIGIDAPKKEKDGTVVSMHGSQVIAFSPKTDKGYVLYSEDTTPDDYTKDLPKIVEGKNP
- a CDS encoding YcnI family protein translates to MNVSRIALAGGVAASTVLLLAGSASAHVSVQPQGEAAKGGYAVINFKVPNERDNASTTKLEVSFPTDHPLASVMPQPVPGWDIEVTTSKLAKPLEMHGKKINEAVSKVTWTGGKIEPGRFQQFPLSVGQLPEDADQLVFKAIQTYSNKEVVRWIEEPKEGADEPETPAPVLKLTAPSDDAHGATAAAGSDDSKSSGSSHENEKTTAASSSSQDGTARVLGIVGIVIGVAGVAFGVLAGRRRTT